One genomic segment of Pirellulales bacterium includes these proteins:
- the pepF gene encoding oligoendopeptidase F, with product MSKIKQLPPRSKVKPSDCWNLGSLCKSDGAWETSFKKWEREIPGYEKFADRLGESAKSLAECLEFDIRLDCEGERLGTYAFLKTAEDTANSTYQRMIGRYRNAASRAGQAASFIRPEIMAIPTGTMKKFLAAKELAPHRVSLERLLRYKPHTLTAGEEKLLAMQAEMSETSNNVFRQLADADLKFGLVKNEKGQQVELSNATFSVFLHSPKRNVRKAAFHQYYAQYKGHENTLAAALAGSMERDVYYAKARGYKSALGAALFHDNMPASVYDNLIAAVHKHLPALYRYVDLRRRKMKLPDIHHYDTYVPILNELEKHHTWDQAVKVILESLAPLGNDYCGALSRGLNNGWCDRYPNQGKQSGGFSSGTFTGDPYIMMNYQPEVLDHVFTLTHEAGHSMHSYYSAKHQPYQYYNYTIFVAEVASTFNEQLLSRHLRENAKSDDERAFLINRDIDAIRGTIIRQTMFAEFEKITHATVEAGEPLTVEKFKEIYRGLLKLYFGPDFVIDDDLTLEFFRIPHFYRAFYVYKYATGLSAAIALSQRVVNGGQRELDAYLGFLKGGCSEFPLDLLRVAGVDMEKPEPVETALKHFGKLVDELDELL from the coding sequence ATGTCGAAAATCAAACAACTTCCGCCGCGCAGCAAAGTGAAACCGTCCGATTGCTGGAATTTGGGCAGCTTATGCAAATCAGACGGGGCGTGGGAAACGTCGTTCAAAAAATGGGAGCGTGAAATTCCCGGTTATGAAAAATTCGCCGACCGCTTGGGAGAAAGCGCCAAATCGCTGGCCGAGTGCTTGGAGTTCGACATTCGCCTGGATTGCGAAGGAGAACGCCTGGGCACCTACGCTTTTTTGAAAACGGCCGAAGATACCGCCAACAGCACCTATCAACGGATGATCGGCCGGTACCGCAATGCGGCCAGCCGGGCTGGTCAGGCGGCGAGTTTTATTCGTCCGGAAATTATGGCCATCCCCACGGGCACCATGAAAAAGTTTCTGGCCGCCAAGGAATTAGCGCCGCATCGCGTCAGCTTGGAGCGGCTGCTGCGTTACAAGCCGCACACGCTGACCGCCGGTGAAGAAAAACTGCTGGCCATGCAGGCCGAAATGTCGGAGACGTCCAATAACGTGTTTCGCCAATTGGCCGATGCCGATTTGAAATTCGGTCTGGTGAAAAATGAAAAAGGTCAGCAGGTGGAGTTGAGCAACGCGACGTTCTCCGTGTTTTTGCATTCGCCCAAGCGCAATGTCCGCAAGGCGGCATTTCATCAGTACTATGCCCAGTACAAAGGACACGAAAACACGCTGGCGGCCGCCTTGGCCGGCTCAATGGAGCGCGATGTTTATTATGCCAAGGCCCGTGGCTACAAAAGCGCCTTGGGCGCCGCCCTGTTTCACGACAACATGCCGGCGAGCGTGTACGACAATTTGATCGCGGCCGTCCACAAGCACTTGCCGGCGTTGTACCGCTACGTCGATTTGCGACGGCGCAAAATGAAACTGCCCGACATCCATCATTACGATACCTATGTGCCGATTTTGAACGAACTGGAAAAACACCATACGTGGGACCAAGCGGTGAAAGTGATCCTCGAGTCGCTGGCGCCGCTGGGCAACGATTACTGCGGCGCGCTCAGTCGTGGCCTGAACAACGGCTGGTGCGACCGCTATCCCAACCAAGGCAAGCAAAGCGGTGGGTTTTCCTCGGGCACATTCACGGGCGATCCGTACATCATGATGAACTACCAGCCCGAGGTGCTCGATCACGTGTTTACGCTGACGCATGAAGCGGGCCACTCGATGCACAGTTATTACTCGGCCAAGCACCAGCCGTATCAGTATTACAACTACACCATTTTTGTGGCCGAAGTAGCCAGCACGTTCAACGAACAACTGCTGAGCCGCCACCTCAGGGAGAACGCCAAAAGCGATGATGAAAGGGCATTTCTCATCAATCGAGATATTGACGCCATTCGCGGTACCATTATCCGCCAAACCATGTTCGCTGAGTTCGAGAAAATCACCCATGCCACGGTCGAAGCCGGCGAGCCACTGACGGTGGAAAAATTCAAAGAGATTTACCGCGGGCTGCTCAAGTTGTACTTCGGCCCCGATTTTGTCATCGACGACGATTTGACGCTGGAGTTTTTCCGCATCCCGCATTTTTACCGAGCGTTTTACGTGTACAAATACGCCACCGGTTTGTCGGCGGCGATTGCGCTTTCGCAGCGGGTGGTGAACGGCGGCCAGCGCGAACTGGATGCCTACCTGGGGTTCCTCAAAGGAGGCTGCTCGGAATTCCCGCTCGATTTGCTCCGCGTTGCCGGCGTGGACATGGAAAAACCTGAACCCGTCGAAACAGCCCTCAAGCACTTCGGCAAGCTCGTCGACGAACTGGATGAATTGCTTTAA
- a CDS encoding type II toxin-antitoxin system PemK/MazF family toxin encodes MKVRRGDVVLVNYLFSDRTGSKVRPCLVVQNDANNRRLNDTIVAAISSNVVRAQSEPTQLLISIATSDGAQSGLLFDSAVQCGNLVTVDTQFVIRKIGSLPASMMGHVDKCLKVSLGL; translated from the coding sequence ATGAAGGTCCGCCGCGGTGATGTGGTGCTGGTCAATTATTTGTTCTCCGACCGAACTGGCTCTAAAGTGCGCCCCTGTTTGGTGGTGCAGAACGATGCCAACAATCGACGATTAAACGATACGATTGTGGCGGCCATTTCGAGCAATGTCGTCCGCGCTCAGTCCGAGCCGACACAACTGTTGATTAGCATTGCCACCAGCGACGGTGCACAGTCAGGCCTGCTATTCGATTCGGCCGTTCAATGCGGAAATTTGGTGACTGTCGACACGCAGTTCGTCATCCGAAAAATTGGCTCGTTGCCCGCTTCGATGATGGGCCACGTGGACAAATGTTTGAAAGTTTCGTTGGGCTTGTAG
- a CDS encoding FAD-dependent oxidoreductase codes for MIAADAATEHVETGCCIVGGGPAGMMLGYLLARAGVDVMVLEKHADFLRDFRGDTVHPSTLEVIYELGLLDDFLQRPHQEVQELHGFVGKFETIVADFRFLPTQCKFIALMPQWDFLNFLAEHARGFPTFHLRMQADAKELIEADDRVVGIRAQTPAGSLEVRAGLTVGCDGRHSIIRQRAGLTVREYGSAIDVLWMRISRHADDPFVPLGRFNNGQIFVMLYRDQYWQCAYVIPKGGYDEIRQRGLEAFRQQILEISPFLGERVNELRSWDDIRLLTVKVDRLERWYRPGLLCIGDAAHAMSPIGGVGINMAIQDAVAAANLLAQPLREKALKNIDLHRVQRRREFPTWVTQRAQVFVQDRVMSRALSAQQALKPPRIVRWLRRWPRLRRIPARLVGLGVRPEHVHTPDAFA; via the coding sequence ATGATTGCTGCCGATGCTGCGACGGAACATGTCGAAACCGGTTGCTGCATTGTCGGTGGCGGCCCGGCCGGAATGATGCTGGGTTATTTGTTGGCTCGGGCTGGCGTCGACGTGATGGTGCTGGAAAAGCACGCCGATTTTCTGCGCGATTTCCGCGGTGACACGGTGCATCCGTCCACGTTGGAGGTGATTTACGAACTGGGCTTGCTCGACGACTTTCTCCAGCGACCGCATCAGGAAGTGCAAGAACTGCACGGCTTCGTCGGTAAATTTGAAACCATCGTTGCCGATTTCCGCTTCCTGCCGACGCAGTGTAAGTTTATCGCCCTGATGCCGCAATGGGATTTCTTGAATTTTTTAGCGGAGCATGCGCGCGGCTTCCCCACGTTTCATTTACGAATGCAGGCGGACGCCAAAGAACTGATCGAAGCTGACGACCGGGTCGTCGGCATCCGCGCTCAAACGCCGGCTGGATCGCTGGAAGTGCGGGCTGGCCTAACCGTCGGCTGCGATGGGCGGCATTCGATCATCCGCCAACGAGCCGGCCTAACGGTGCGCGAATACGGTTCGGCCATTGACGTGCTGTGGATGCGCATTTCCCGCCACGCAGATGATCCGTTTGTTCCGCTCGGTCGCTTCAACAACGGGCAAATTTTTGTGATGCTGTACCGCGACCAGTATTGGCAATGCGCGTATGTGATTCCCAAAGGTGGCTACGACGAAATCCGCCAGCGCGGCTTGGAAGCGTTTCGCCAACAGATTTTGGAAATTTCGCCGTTCCTGGGGGAGCGCGTGAACGAGCTGCGCAGTTGGGACGACATTCGGCTGCTGACCGTGAAAGTTGACCGCCTGGAACGTTGGTACCGGCCGGGCTTGCTGTGCATTGGCGATGCCGCCCATGCCATGTCGCCCATTGGCGGCGTGGGCATCAACATGGCCATACAAGATGCCGTGGCTGCGGCCAATTTGCTGGCCCAACCGCTGCGCGAAAAAGCCCTGAAGAACATCGATTTGCACCGTGTGCAACGGCGGCGCGAGTTTCCCACCTGGGTCACGCAACGGGCACAAGTGTTTGTGCAAGATCGGGTGATGAGCCGGGCGCTATCCGCTCAGCAAGCGCTTAAGCCGCCGCGGATTGTGCGCTGGCTGCGGCGTTGGCCTCGTTTGCGCCGCATTCCCGCTCGGTTAGTTGGCCTGGGCGTACGGCCGGAGCACGTTCACACGCCCGATGCATTTGCGTAA
- a CDS encoding beta-ketoacyl-ACP synthase III — protein sequence MADAPEQNLKAPLRRLVGVQAIATGSYVPELVVRNEDLAQYGCDPEWILQRTGIRERRHTPPGMCTSDLAVAAARKAMDRAGVSASDIDLLVLGTFSPDLPIPSTASQVQNKLKLRCPAFDVAAACAGFTYALVTGAQFVATGCSRLAMVIGADANSRVVQPQDKKTYPLFGDGSGAVLLTRGEENQGLIAYAMGSDGSGEDLLYMKSGGSRSPASVETVQRGEHFMRMEGRSVFKWAVRVIARSVRDVLDFAKLSTDDIDLVVLHQANVRILDAAAEELGIDRCKMFVNLEKYGNTSAGSIPLALDEAVQQGRVRRGNNILMCGFGAGLVWGTILWRW from the coding sequence ATGGCCGACGCTCCTGAACAAAACTTGAAAGCTCCGCTACGGCGGCTCGTTGGCGTGCAAGCGATTGCCACCGGAAGTTACGTGCCAGAGCTGGTGGTGCGGAATGAAGATTTGGCCCAGTATGGCTGCGATCCGGAGTGGATTTTGCAGCGGACCGGCATCCGCGAACGGCGTCATACACCGCCGGGCATGTGCACCAGCGATTTGGCTGTGGCGGCGGCGCGCAAAGCGATGGATCGCGCCGGCGTTTCAGCCAGCGACATCGATTTGCTGGTGCTGGGCACGTTTTCGCCCGACTTGCCGATTCCTTCCACTGCCTCCCAAGTGCAAAACAAACTCAAGCTGCGCTGCCCGGCGTTCGATGTTGCCGCTGCTTGTGCCGGGTTCACGTATGCCTTAGTCACCGGTGCGCAATTTGTCGCCACCGGTTGCAGTCGCTTGGCGATGGTGATTGGCGCCGACGCCAATTCCCGCGTCGTCCAACCGCAAGATAAAAAAACCTATCCACTATTTGGCGATGGTTCCGGCGCGGTGCTGCTGACTCGCGGCGAGGAGAATCAGGGCCTAATTGCCTATGCCATGGGTTCCGATGGCTCCGGCGAAGATTTGCTGTATATGAAGTCGGGCGGTTCGCGCAGTCCCGCCAGTGTGGAAACCGTGCAGCGCGGCGAGCACTTCATGCGGATGGAAGGCCGCAGCGTGTTCAAATGGGCCGTTAGGGTAATTGCGCGCTCGGTGCGCGACGTGTTAGATTTCGCCAAGCTTTCGACCGATGATATTGACCTCGTCGTGCTACATCAGGCGAACGTGCGGATTTTGGATGCTGCGGCGGAAGAATTAGGCATCGATCGCTGCAAAATGTTCGTCAACTTGGAAAAATACGGCAACACCTCCGCCGGCAGTATTCCGCTCGCGCTGGACGAAGCGGTTCAACAAGGTCGCGTTCGCCGCGGCAATAATATTTTGATGTGCGGCTTCGGCGCCGGCTTGGTGTGGGGCACCATTCTGTGGCGTTGGTGA
- a CDS encoding Gfo/Idh/MocA family oxidoreductase yields the protein MPIRSAKPPVRMAIIGAGKVSDYHHVPGIRLDPRAKLVAACDADPKLLESRKREWGIDKTTTDYQAICADPEIDAVIIATPNFTHRQIALATAKAGKHIMCEKPLGLNAAEVKEMYTAARDNGVVHMTAFTYRFAPAMRYLRQLVKTGALGTPRHFRSQRFLDWPETSWAWRQYKDKAGAGDLFDMTIHRIDFAIDLLGPLDRVCGAVARFAERTKTVNGQPCAPSDVDDWSSLLGEFACGATGVWEGTTLAKGYERNGFGHEWAEINGSEASAVYQLHLPNTILLGKTGSDLAPQPVPAEFLKPADSPRDPRQGEPATVFRYDLMWEFVSAIVEGRDAVPSFYDGLNSQIVADAVLQSHAERRWIETAMAEK from the coding sequence ATGCCCATTCGTTCTGCCAAACCGCCGGTACGCATGGCAATTATCGGGGCGGGGAAGGTGAGCGATTACCATCATGTGCCGGGCATCCGGCTGGATCCACGCGCCAAACTTGTCGCTGCCTGCGATGCCGATCCGAAATTACTGGAATCCCGCAAGCGAGAATGGGGTATCGACAAGACCACGACCGATTACCAAGCCATTTGCGCCGATCCGGAAATCGATGCCGTCATCATCGCCACGCCGAACTTCACGCATCGCCAGATTGCCCTGGCGACGGCCAAAGCGGGCAAGCACATCATGTGCGAAAAGCCGCTGGGGCTAAATGCGGCCGAAGTGAAAGAAATGTACACGGCTGCGCGCGATAACGGCGTGGTTCACATGACGGCTTTCACCTACCGCTTTGCCCCGGCCATGCGCTATTTGAGACAGCTCGTCAAAACCGGCGCACTAGGCACGCCGCGGCATTTTCGCAGTCAGCGATTCTTGGATTGGCCCGAGACGAGTTGGGCCTGGCGACAATATAAAGACAAAGCCGGCGCGGGCGATTTGTTCGACATGACGATTCACCGGATCGATTTTGCCATCGACTTGCTTGGCCCCCTCGACCGTGTGTGCGGAGCCGTGGCGCGATTTGCCGAGCGCACGAAAACCGTTAATGGCCAGCCGTGTGCGCCCTCGGATGTGGACGATTGGTCCAGTTTGTTGGGCGAATTTGCCTGCGGCGCCACCGGCGTCTGGGAAGGCACCACGCTAGCAAAAGGCTATGAACGCAATGGCTTTGGTCACGAATGGGCGGAAATCAACGGGTCGGAGGCCAGCGCCGTGTATCAACTGCACTTGCCCAATACAATTCTTTTGGGGAAAACTGGCAGCGACTTGGCGCCACAGCCGGTGCCGGCCGAGTTCCTGAAACCGGCAGACAGCCCGCGCGACCCGCGCCAAGGAGAACCAGCCACCGTGTTTCGTTACGATTTAATGTGGGAGTTTGTGTCGGCGATTGTCGAGGGGCGCGACGCCGTGCCGAGTTTTTACGACGGATTGAATTCGCAAATTGTGGCCGATGCGGTGTTGCAATCGCACGCGGAACGCCGCTGGATTGAGACGGCAATGGCGGAGAAGTGA
- a CDS encoding PEP-CTERM sorting domain-containing protein (PEP-CTERM proteins occur, often in large numbers, in the proteomes of bacteria that also encode an exosortase, a predicted intramembrane cysteine proteinase. The presence of a PEP-CTERM domain at a protein's C-terminus predicts cleavage within the sorting domain, followed by covalent anchoring to some some component of the (usually Gram-negative) cell surface. Many PEP-CTERM proteins exhibit an unusual sequence composition that includes large numbers of potential glycosylation sites. Expression of one such protein has been shown restore the ability of a bacterium to form floc, a type of biofilm.), whose amino-acid sequence MKLPKILSLAILSAAVVSFTASAQATLISGWGAETGNNNGTVNDTTGTLGAGTFNTTTPTGNLTPRALLPSTLTLTNVGDEIVLSGQVQMAAGINGNDSFRFWLVNSNGNATGTLASGLWSGATITGWLGYGAEIANLVNNNGNTILVRRTNPNTGGWFSGTGATTILTNGSASLNAAATYNFNLTLTMASATSVNVAYSFADTGSLISLSGNTTDSTASTLSYNAIGFLENTSSGGAATYSNVDVTYIAVPEPASLLLLSLSGVGLGLAARRRSCKQAC is encoded by the coding sequence ATGAAGCTGCCAAAAATTCTTTCGCTAGCCATTCTATCGGCTGCTGTCGTGTCTTTCACAGCATCGGCACAAGCCACGTTGATTAGTGGCTGGGGTGCAGAGACAGGCAACAATAACGGCACCGTGAACGATACCACGGGCACGCTTGGCGCTGGAACTTTTAATACTACAACTCCCACGGGGAACTTAACTCCGCGCGCTTTGTTGCCTAGTACGCTGACTTTGACAAACGTGGGAGACGAGATTGTTCTCAGCGGTCAAGTGCAAATGGCCGCCGGCATTAATGGCAACGATTCGTTTCGTTTTTGGTTAGTGAATTCCAATGGCAATGCCACTGGCACCTTAGCTAGCGGTTTATGGAGTGGGGCCACCATCACGGGTTGGCTCGGCTACGGAGCAGAAATTGCAAATTTGGTGAACAACAATGGAAATACCATTCTTGTCCGGCGCACCAACCCGAATACGGGAGGTTGGTTTAGCGGGACCGGCGCCACCACCATTTTGACGAATGGCTCGGCATCGCTGAACGCAGCTGCCACCTACAACTTCAATCTAACGCTGACGATGGCAAGTGCCACCAGCGTCAATGTGGCTTATTCGTTTGCTGACACGGGAAGCCTCATTTCGCTTTCTGGCAACACCACAGACAGCACCGCTTCAACTTTGTCCTACAATGCGATTGGCTTCTTGGAAAACACGAGCAGCGGCGGAGCAGCGACCTACTCTAACGTCGATGTCACGTATATCGCGGTACCGGAGCCAGCTTCGCTACTATTGCTGAGCCTAAGTGGCGTCGGCTTGGGCTTGGCTGCCCGGCGGCGAAGCTGCAAGCAGGCCTGCTAA
- a CDS encoding sugar phosphate isomerase/epimerase, translated as MARPVTLFTGQWADLPLETMTRKAGEFGYDGLELACWGDHFEVDKAVSDSGYCKRKRELLEKNDLQLFAISSHLVGQAVCDNIDARHKAILPPHVWGDGNPEAVNRRAADELKNTAKAAQKLGVSVVNGFTGSSIWHLLYSFPPTPSAMIDDGFQQFAQRWNPILDVFAECGVRFALEVHPTEIAFDIYTAQRALQAIGKREEFGFNFDPSHLLWQGIDPVEFIRAFPDRIYHVHVKDAITLLDGRTGILGSHLNFGDPRRGWEFRSPGRGAVNFEEIIRALNQAGYNGPLSVEWEDSGMDREHGAREACEFVKKLDFTPSKLQFDAAFEKK; from the coding sequence ATGGCTCGTCCTGTGACGTTGTTTACCGGCCAATGGGCCGATCTGCCTTTGGAAACCATGACTCGCAAAGCGGGCGAGTTTGGCTACGACGGGCTGGAGCTGGCCTGCTGGGGAGATCATTTCGAAGTCGACAAGGCCGTGTCCGATTCCGGCTACTGCAAAAGGAAGCGCGAGCTGCTGGAAAAGAACGATTTACAACTGTTCGCTATTAGTTCGCACTTGGTGGGCCAGGCCGTGTGCGACAACATCGACGCGCGGCACAAAGCCATCCTGCCGCCGCACGTGTGGGGGGACGGAAATCCGGAAGCGGTGAACCGCCGGGCTGCCGACGAATTGAAAAATACCGCCAAGGCTGCGCAAAAATTGGGTGTGAGTGTGGTGAACGGTTTCACGGGCTCGTCGATTTGGCATTTGCTGTATTCGTTTCCGCCCACGCCGTCGGCGATGATCGACGATGGCTTCCAGCAATTTGCACAGCGCTGGAATCCCATTCTGGATGTATTTGCCGAGTGCGGCGTGCGATTTGCGCTGGAAGTGCATCCCACGGAAATTGCTTTCGATATTTACACTGCCCAGCGCGCGCTGCAAGCCATTGGCAAGCGCGAGGAGTTTGGCTTCAACTTCGATCCCAGCCATTTGCTGTGGCAAGGAATTGATCCGGTGGAATTTATTCGGGCGTTTCCCGATCGGATTTATCACGTGCATGTGAAAGACGCCATCACGCTGCTCGACGGCCGCACAGGAATTCTTGGAAGCCACTTGAACTTTGGCGATCCGCGGCGCGGCTGGGAATTCCGCTCGCCGGGACGAGGCGCCGTGAACTTTGAAGAAATTATTCGCGCGCTCAATCAGGCCGGTTACAACGGACCACTTTCGGTTGAATGGGAAGACAGTGGCATGGATCGCGAACACGGCGCGCGCGAGGCCTGCGAATTTGTGAAAAAGCTTGATTTCACACCCAGCAAGCTGCAATTCGACGCGGCGTTTGAAAAGAAGTAA